From the Rhea pennata isolate bPtePen1 chromosome 1, bPtePen1.pri, whole genome shotgun sequence genome, the window GGAATCTgcttctttccctctctgctgcctAAATGCAAGTTGATGCCACACAGCACGTAGTAAACATGCCTCATGACAGCAATAAATGTGAAAGCTGGAATACAGAATTGAAAAGAAGGATGTACTATCAGAAAAGGAGCCTGCAGGTGCAGATGGCTTTACATGTTTGTATTCTAACTCTCCCAAAACATGGGAAATGGCTAGATAGCTTCCTGTAAGTAAAGCTATAGGCAATCTTACCCTCAGCTAAAGGCCAGTAAAAGCTTCTTCAAGGGTTTTAGTTGTTTTATGACACTTTTGCACAGGGTCCTCTTACTGAGAGCACTTCCCTGGGACAGGCAGAACAACTATCTAGCATAAGCAGGAGAGACTCACAGAACAGTTGTAGAAGTCACAGCTGTGACTTGCAAGgttaacagaaaagaaaccccTCCACACCTCTGTAAGTGCTAAGTCTGAGTCCTGAGAATACAGACTTGCAAGTAAAATGTCGACTCCTTTGTGTTTCTAGAACACTGAAGTCTGCTTTACAGAAAGGATTCCTGACTGACAAGATCCAGGCACTAATTTTGCCTGAATCAAAAGCACTGAGTACACAGAATACATTACACACAGGTGCTTATACAGTACCTCAGGGATATCCATCATTCTCCTTAGTTTCTGATCTCTCCAGTTCCAGTCCAGAATCATATACTTCGTGGCACTCAGGCACAGGCCATCTGAAAAGGCAACATAAATTTTACTACCAAGATAATGTGTGCTGTGCTTATCAAAATGATTTCTGGATTTTGAATCCTTTGTTCTCAGTTCTCAAATAAACTAATCTTTGAACACTAAATGCAACATTTGCTGGTTGGAAAAGTAATGCAATGACACTGCAAACTCCCTTAACCACATAATCCCATGCCTTTTTGGAAGATAAACACAGAAGCAGAACCACTACTGTTGCCAGGCTCGTCAAGAGCTAACATCCTGCCAGCAAATAATTCCCCAAGCTTCCTTTCCATGAAACCACAGGAGTTGAATTTCCACAGCTGATGAGGAGCTGGTAAATTACAAGGACCCAAACCTGAAAAATCCCATTAATAGGAACAAACAGTGCTTAGCAATTTACAGGATTGGGTGCTATGTGAATGTAAGTCAGGTGCTACTGAAGCATTCCTTTATCCTTCAAATAAACAGTggtgagagaggaaaaaggtcCTTTCTGAACTGACCCTCCAGGAGTCCCCATATGTTTCCTTGGTCTTATTTATGATGTCCACAATTTTTCACATCAGTTTTTTGACCCCTCTCCATTCTTTAGTGACATGCCACTACACCACCAAACTGTGACCCTGCCATAACCTGCCTCCTCCTAACATGGCTATGTGCTGATGTGTCAAGCAGTATGGGTTGTGTGTTCATGGAGGACATAGGAAAGCAACAAAGTTATGCTATTCTCGTGCCCCTTTTTGGAAGGAGAAGAACAGTCCCAATCCAGCCCTGAACAAGAAACCACAGCTGGAGTGAGGCAGTGATTATAAAGTGGAACAGGAAGAGTCACTTTATCATCTTgtgattttgttgtttgtttgggtttgtttGTATATAGTGTCTACTGAGTAAGTAAAATTACTCAAGACTTGAGAGGAGAACAGGAGATTTATATAGAATAATTAATTTCATAACAAGGCAAATCAGGAAGAGAATCAAATCAGCAAGCAGATCTCTTCTCCACCCCCCACAGAAGTTTACACTGAACTCAGAGTGATACATGAAACGACTTCTGCCATTACTCCCTTTTGATTCCTTTGCAGTGTTTGGTTTCCTGGAACTTTAAATCTTATGCTAGAGTTTTGCAATCATTCACAAGTCAGCATAAATCAGTATTGTTGCCAAAAGAGGAAGTCCCCCACCTCTGCCTGCTCATTACCCAGTTTTGCATGTGAGTTGCACTCAGGGTTAGACTTAATTGGGATCAGTTCTATTCGGGATCAGTTCACTGAGCCTGCCAAACAGACTCTTGTGCAGGCAGGATGTGTGTGCATGagtgtgcgtgcgtgcatgtgtgtgttacTCTGCCTTTGCATGATAATATTTATGTCAATTTGAAGAGATTGATTCTTGATAGATTCTTGACCTCATTTTGACCAATACAGtagaagtggaaaaataaaactcaacaGCTTAGTCACCAAATCTACCTAAGACCatcaaaagcaacagaaatctCTCTTCTTGCACCATATATAAGAAACCTACTGAAAAAACCCTCCTCGCTCTCCTACCTTGCTCCACTAGCGCTTTTATTCTCCCAGGAGTTCCCACTCCAATGTGGAAGATGCCTTTTTCCAACATAGTCATCTGTTCTTTTATCTAAtttgaagagagaaagacaaatcacagtaaaatcccaactgtttaaaatttcttctcaaAGAGTATTTCCAGGATGGAAATAAACTCGAGATGATACAGCTCTCCTTCTAGGATACCATTAAGGAGCATATGTAACTCATCTTTCAGACTGTCAGATTTAGCAATCTGGGAGAGAGTTTAAGGAACACAACAGCCAGCAGGCATCAGACTTCTCTAGAAGGTCAGctgttttcagatttgaaaGTCTCCCATCGTACCAACTATTTCTTGAGGCATGAACAGAATGCTTTCTTAAGCATTTAAACAAATTCTTTAGAAACATCTGCAAAGCTAACAAAGCTGTATCTCCTCTAATTTGCCTCAAGACAAAGACACTGGAAAAGGGTGAAATAAAGCATGTGACACTTGCGTGTTTGACAGTGTTTACATCAAAGGCCAAGTTTCCACTCATTACCTCCAATATTGCCATCATTTGTGCTTGCCAACAGGTATGAATACTAGGGATCCAGGCATCTCAGTACCACATGCATTGTGTAGGTACTGGTACAGTTTGCTTTTACACACTTTTATGTGAGCCTTTTGTGTATTTAAACACACAAAAGCCATTTGAAAGAGCACTCACAAGAATGGGGAACACCTCTATAACGTACATAAGCATCTGCACTGTGCATAGGATCGCACCAGAGTTACATGAGGGCTTGGAAATGGCGTTTAGCTGGATGCATGAAGCTGCAAAATGGGCTCCAAGAGGAACACTAAATGAAAGGCATTAATATCCCCCCTCAAAAGCATCATGACACTAGCTGGTGGTTTAATTGTTTTACAAAACCTCCTTATAGCTTTCTTACCTTTATGTGCTTTGCAAACAATTTCAGAACTCTGCAGTCTCCTTTAAATGCTGCCATTGACCtagcaataaaacaaaattggGGAAGAAAATATAGGCATCAGGGCTAGCATTAAGATCACAtaggaggaaagcaaaactaTCTGGCATTTCTCAACATGCTTTAGATACACAGCTCCCCAGTGACCCTTATTTGTACTTTGAAAACTATGTTCATTCTTGTTTGCTACTTGGAGAAATCAACAACTGGAAAAACATAACAGAAGATACAATTAAGGAGCAATATTGTTTAGATTAGTTGTCAGATAATATTTAATAGTCCTGGCCTGTACTTTCAGAATTTACTTAGTTCTAAATGGACAAATTGCTAAACTCGAATTCAAGAATATCTGTTACTGATGTGCAAGCATGACTGAACACGCTTACTTATACACAAGAAAAGAGCTGCGAACGTTCATTTTACAGAATCTTCATGCAGTGCTGCAACTGGGAACACCTAGGCTTCCACAGTCTTTATTACTGAAAGCAACTCCATGGTCCAAATCCCAGTTGACCCAAACTCATTTGCCTGAAAACCTGACTTGTTTTTTGACTCTACACTTTGGCACATAACCAAAAATTTTATGCTCCTTATTAACCAAGCAGGAGACAACACATTCTTTATTTACTGAATGTCATTTAGGACAagctttttctgaatattttttgcaggaagccaaattttcaaatttctcttttgcaaagctAAATGTTTACATACAAATATCAaatatagaatcacagaatcatagaatggtaaggttggaagggacctctggagattatctagtccaaccctcagcacagcccatacggggattgaaccttggcattagcagcaccatgctctaaccaactgagctaaacctgcccccaataTACATGTAAACTACTTGAATTTCAGATGGTATTATCTGCATGCAGGTTCTAAGCACTACAGgcactttttcatcaatgacctggatgaggggatggagtgcctcctcagtaagtttgctgaggataccaagctgggaggtgtggctgatacacctgagggccccgctgccattcagagacacctagacaggctggagagctgggcagagaggaccctcatgaggttcaacaagggcaagtgcagggtcctgcacctaggcagaaataaccccaggcaccagtacaggctgggggctgaccttctggagagcagctctgcagagaaagacctgggagtgctggtgcatgacaggttgaccatgagccagcaatgtgcccttgtggccaagaaggccaatggtctcctggggtgcattcgGAAGAGTGTTGCaagcaggtcgagggaggtgatcctgcccctctgctcagccctggtgaggcctcatctcaagtactgcgtccagttgtgggctccccaggacaagagagacatgaatctactggagagagtccaccatagggctacaaagatgatcagagggctggagcatctgccctacaaggaacggctgcgagagctgggcctcttcagcctggggaagagaagacttaggggtatcttatcaatgtgtacaagtacctgaagggagggtgtcaaggggacggggacaaactcttttcagttgtcccatgtgacaggacaagaggcaatgggcaaaaatcgaagcacaggaagttccgcctgaccacgaggggaatttcttccctgtgagagtgacggagcactgggaatacgttgcccagagaggttgtggagtctcctctggagatcttcaaggctcgcctgaatgcaaccctgtctaacatgctccaggtgaccctgctgagcagggaggttggactagatgatctccagaggtcccttccaaccttactgattctatgattctatctgTCATTTCTACACTTTCGTCTGTGGCATAGAGTTAAACTTCCCAACTTGTGATCTCATTTCATACTAACAGATAATCACAGGGAACAGGGTCACGGCACCAAAGACAACCATGAAATCTGTGAGATATACACTAATTTAACAAAGTCATTGAGATTTTCTGGAATGAGCTGAAGAAagtgaggggaagaaaaggtaaAAGGAGGACAGGGCACACAGAAAGTCATCATGAGCCAGCTGAGAACACTGACACAGATCTCGAGGCATTCAGGCCAGAAACTCGCCTCGCCACTGGAGGTCCTGGAACGCCACATCCTCTTTACCACTGGTGCCAGCAACATCATGACCCTACAGTCAAAACTCGCAGTGGTGGGTTGTGATGTTTTATGGGCTTATTGTGTTCCCAAGTATAACATGTTGCATGTTTCTCCTAAATTGGCtacactttatttttgttttttaacaaaaatagcaCTTCCATGCAACTGAACTACTATGTGTTACTTTAGTCTGAAACCAAACACTCCACATCCACAGTTTAAAGAAGCAAGGGACATTGCCTCAGTTAGAGTCAGTAACTTTGTTGGCTAGCAGAGGACAGTGTCCCAGTTTTGCCTTTATATCTGTGGTTCCAAGACAAAACCTCTGACTGACTGCCAACCTCAACATAACATTTGCTATCAACATACTTGATGAGTTCCAAGGAACGAAGCGCAGAACTGCAGATAACCAGCATCACCACTGACTTTGTCTCCTTGTGGTTTTTACGAAGTTTTGCCCATTTAGGACATACTGCAACGAAAAAGCCCATATAACACATAGAGAAAGTACTACTTGTGTATACACCatgattttaaattacaagAATACATGATGAATGGCAGCCatcagagaaaaacatttgaaaagaaatgtttaccAGACCAGAACTTCCACACAAATATGTAAGAGAACAAAAATCCTCTTTATGAATTCCATTAGACATTCTCAGGATTGTTACTGTAAGATAATATATCTACCTACTTATGAAGCAACTATAAATTACTTAGAAAGAATCTCAAGCAATTAAAAGAAACCCCAAAGCATTCTGATGCGATGAGAAGttaatagattaaaaaagaacCAGGAACACAAAATCTGTCATGCAACAAACAAACTAACCAATCAACCCCTGAAGATTTATTAATGTGTCATAGTTAAAGACATTTGGAGATGCAGATAAAAAGCTGCAATAGTATTACATTAACAATGTCTTTCATACAACTGTTCTCCTCCTGACCAACATTTTAACTCACTTTCCTTCAGGTATGAAGAAAAACTGTGGGTGAGATCATTGGGTGGCAAAAAGCAGGAATCTGaaaatagaaaggagaaaatatttttgttgatgTATTTGTAACATCAAAAGACATGTATGTTTGCAGCATAGCCACTGGTTAAGCCAATTAAATCATACCTGTATTAAAATCTATCTTTTATAAATTAGCAGTTGTGAAAACCAGGTTCATGTTCCTCTCTAGAGGACAACTGGTAAGTCAATTAAGACAGCATCTCTTAACCCAACtgcaattcttttcttttcttccactgtgtaatcctgcacacagctctgcacaAGTGTGATCAAAAACTTTAAAGCAAGTTTTTACATATCTTTGCCATAATCAATGAAAGGCCAAAAGCTGTACAGTCAACTTGCCAGACCATTTCTCCAGTCTAAGATGGAAGACATCCGTAGGTCCCTTGAACAATTTGTGCTCTGTAAGCAGAACATACCAACAAGCAAGATACTGGCCACTCTCCTGTCaatgagtttgtttttcttcccgGCCTTTCACATTGCTAACTACTATAGTTTAACTTACTACACCAGTCCAAAGAGTAACATGTACATTGCTTTTTAATACCTTCCTCTTACTTCATTTCCCACTGACTCCCTATCTTTTACCAGTTCACTATCTTAACTAATGAGTCTTAAAAAAACTATGGCAGAGACATACGATTTAGCTTTAGGCTCCCTATATAGCCAACAAAGAAAGACAAGGTCCTAACTTAGGTACTTTGGAGggtccttcctttctccagagtGTATGTAGAAAGTCTAGGTTCTTACTGTGGTAATTAAAATTAGATAGCCTGAAAACATGCTATAGTTTTAAGGGTCCTTCACCTGCTGGAACAATATATTCTCTTGGAGCATTAACAACTCTTTCTCCAGGCATCAATATATTTGTTGTCTTTCTGCATGAAGCACTGCCCCTCAGGACATGTCTTTGGAATGGGATGTTTGCTGATACATATACTAACAACatagattaaatattttctattttacaatAATCAGTTATTTAAGAATACACTTCTGAGATAACATGCAGTAACTAACTAAATTAAGGAGGTTTCCTTACACGTTAATCATGTTCATGTGGAGATGATATGCAGTGTTAATATACGATTTCCTGTAGAACAGACAGTGTGACAATTCTATTTTATAGCTAGAGTCTGACAGAAGTCCTCGTTACTTTGCTCAGTGCTTTGACGCGAGTAGCTTGACAGCTGTAGGAGTCAGTACACTTCCTGGCTCTCTAAGcttccaagtctcagcacaaaaagaaaggaaaaaatctccATCCAACCCAAGAGCCAATCCATATGGAAACGGATCACTTCACTAGCCTGATGGCCTCTTTTTTATTAGGAAAGAAACCAAAGCAATGCATTCTTTGCACATAACCCTCaagatttagaaatatttcaacaaAAGCAGTCCAAAGCCATCCATACAGGGCTCTTCCGTTTTTTCTTGATTCAAGAAGAAAGCTGAACTGGgcctaaagaaataaagaagggtCAGCCTAGAATCACGAATGTCTGAAGGAGGCTGTAAGAAAGAGCGTATTTATCTAGAAAGACAAGCTTAAAcattgaaaaagagaaagtactGCCAGGCTAAAAGGCTGCTAGCTTGGGCATGGGTCACTAAGAGTTCAAGAAGTATGAAAGGAATATGCAGACTTGTTACCAGGCAGTTTGGTCTTCACACAGACAGTGCCTAGAAAATGAATTCCCTTTTTTCCATAGAGTAAGAGGCAAAGCAGTTCAATGTTGCCTTCATCTCTAATGCAACCTGAAAGAGAGAAGCTAACCCCAACTCTGCcctgctttgcatttctgtcaCTGGCTTTTAATTGGAGACGGACTACAGGAAACCCAGAGGGTCCAAGTCATGGTTAAAAATTGTTCACTATATGCTTGGACCAAAGCCACTGTCTCATTTCATGCCACTAACTGAAAAAACATTGCATTCAACATCACCTAACCAAGTCAGAATGATGTCTCGAGATATCTCTGTCTATACCTGTCAGCCCTTCTATTACACGTCTGGGTAGATTTAGGTAATCCCAGAAATAAGATAATTTTTTGTAGTCTTTCTCAGCATCTTGGAAACTACTACTTAGGAATCCTATCATTTCTACAAGAAAAGTGAACTCCTGTAACtaa encodes:
- the CMSS1 gene encoding protein CMSS1 isoform X2, yielding MNVDPSDDEASEKTSDERRARHQDSDSKPAVTKKRKQPTECFLTQPEEKQESSVKAKKRKKKKISDILEKSSPKPGVPEDLQNLLSQHFAAKRSVIELEELKLSDSCFLPPNDLTHSFSSYLKEICPKWAKLRKNHKETKSVVMLVICSSALRSLELIKSMAAFKGDCRVLKLFAKHIKIKEQMTMLEKGIFHIGVGTPGRIKALVEQDGLCLSATKYMILDWNWRDQKLRRMMDIPEIKKETIDLLEMSIIKLCREGSVKLGLF